The genomic segment GCGTGGTCGGCGTGGGGGATTGAAACACCAGAACTGCCAGCGCGATGTACAAACAAGCTGCGGCGCAATAGCGCATCCGTTTCATTGGGTACTCTCCTAGGATCAAAGTTGGTTTTGACAGCGGTATGGCGCGGATTGTACGTGTCTGCCAAATGGATGTCCAAGCGAAGATTGCGCTTCGCTGAGGAGTCGGATAGATTACGCGCGCGTTTCGACAAGAAAGCTGTAACTGCCGCAAGCGCAGGTCAGTCTTATTTTGTTGAGCAGGCAATCGAGTTTGCTCAACAATTTCCATTCATTCCGCACAAACAGAATTCAAAGACAGGAGCTACTTCAGTGAAGAAGCGTATTTCCGTATTTGCGCTGGCCTGTGGGGTAGCGCTGATGGCGTCGGCGATCTTTATCGCGCGAACCGGTTCGGCGCAATCTCAGGGCGACGCGTATGCAATTCGCGGTGGCACGGTTGTCACCGTCACCGGAGCGACCATTCCCAAAGGCACGGTCGTCATCCGCAATGGGTTGATTCAGGCGGTCGGAGCCGATGTACCGGTTCCAGCCGATGCGCGCATCGTGGATGCCACGGGGATGATGGTCTATCCCGGCTTGATTGACGCGCACACCGCGTATGGTTTGCGGCAAGAAACGCCAACAGGCGGACAAGGGCAGGGACGCGGTGGTGGCGGTGGCAATATCGCTGCGTTTTTGGCGCAGGCGTCGGCGCAACCGAGCAATACGGGCTTGCTGCCCGAAGTCACTGTGACAGATCAATTGCAGGTTGCCGAAACGACGTTTGACACGCAGCGCGCAGCCGGAATCACCACGGCGCTGACTGCTCCGCGCACAGGGGTTTTCCAGGGACAAAGCGCGATTATCAATCTGGGAACGGACACGGCTGAAAAACTGATTTTGAAAGCTCCGGCTTCCTTGAATGTGGGGTTAAACAGCGGTCGCGGGTTTGGCGGCGGCAGTTATCCCGGCTCGGCGATGGGCGTGATCGCGTTTTTGCGCCAATCATTTCTGGATGCCCAGCATTACCGCGAAGAATGGAGCCGGTACAACAAAAATCCTCGCGGGGCGCAGCGACCGGAAATCAACAAATCTCTGGCGGCGTTGCAGCCGGTCATCAATGGGCAGGTTCCGATCATTATCACCGCCAGTTCAGTGCGCGAAATGGAACGCGCCGTCAGTTTGGCCGAAGAATTTGGTGTGAAATACATGCTGTCGGGCGCGACGCAAAGTTACCAAAACGCCGATTATCTGAAATCGAAAAATGCGACGGTGCTGCTTTCGTTGAGTTATCCGCAAAAACCTGCCGGATTGGAAGACCCCGAAAGCGAACCGTTGCGCGCGTTGCGCGAACGCGCCGACGCTCCGAAAGCGGCTGCGGCCCTGCATAAGGCTGGCGTTCGCTTCGCGTTTACTTCCGGGACGCTGGCTCGCCCGTCGGACTTCATCGCCAATGCCGCGCGCGCCATCGAAGCCGGACTGCCGAAAGATGAGGCGCTGAAAGCGATGACGATTTATCCGGCAGAAATTTTCGGATTGTCAGAACAACTTGGCAGCATTGAAAAGGGCAAAATCGCCAACGTGATTGTCACCTCCGGCGACATTTTCGCTCGCGACACCAAAGTCAAACACGTGTTTATTGATGGTAACTACTACGAACCTAAGGCAGAAGCGCCGCAACGTCCAGGCGGAACCTTTGCCGGTGGCCCAGGAGGCAGAGGCGGCGGCCGTGGCCCAGGCGGCGGCGCTCCGCCAAGTGCTTCATCAAGCGAAGCTTCTGCAGGGGCGGGGCTGGCTGCTGGTTCATGGACGCTGACGATCAATTCGCCGCGTGGTGAAATGAAGCTGACCGCCAATCTGCAACAAAACGGTGAAACCATCACCGGCGAATTGAACATGCAATTTGGCGCTGCGCCGATTACCAAAGGAACGATCAAAGGCAATGAGATCGAATTGGAATATGCACTGACTACGCCGAACGGCCAGACCATGAACGGAACGCTGAAGGGCAAAATCGAAGGCAATTCGATCAGCGGCCAGATGGGAATGATGGGCCGCAGTTCGGATTTCACCGGCAGCAAAACGCCGAAAGAATAACAAGCGTTTAGAGTACCGCCTTCAGGCGGAAGCGACTCAAGCGTTTAGAGTACCGCCTTCAGGCGGAAGCGACTCGCCTGCGAGTCGCGTTTGGACGGTTGAAGCCGCCAAAGCCAGCTAAAGCTGGTACTCAGAACGCCGCAAGGAGATAGCAATGAAACGAACTATTTTGTTTTTCCTGCTCACGTTGGCTTTTGGCGCTGTGGCGCTGGCGCAGTCGAGCGAAGAGATTTTGATCAAAAACGCGACGGTGATGACTGCTTCGCACGGCACCATCGAGGGCGGTTCGATCCTGATTCGCAACGGGAAAATTGCCGCCGTCGGCAAAGCCTCCGAAGTCAAAGCCGGAGCCAACGCCAAAGTCATTGATGCGACCGGAATGTATGTCACGCCCGGGTTTGTGGATTCGCATTCCCACACGGCGCTGGACGGTACCAACGAAGGGACGCTGTCGGTGACGGCGATGGTGAAAATGGGCGATGTCGTCAATAACACCGACATCAACATTTACCGGCAGTTGGCGGGCGGAATGACCGTCATTCATCAACTGCACGGCAGCGCCAATGCCATCGGCGGACAAAATTCCATCATCAAGTTGAAATGGGGCAAATCGGTTGACGAAATGCGCGTGGCGGACGCTCCGCGCACGATCAAATTCGCGCTCGGCGAAAACCCGAAACAATCCAACCGTCCCAACATCCCGGGGGCCACGCGCCGCTTTCCGGCCACGCGCATGGGCGTCGAAGAAACCATCCGCGAAGCCTTTACGGAAGGCCAGGAGTATCTGGCCAAATGGGATGCGTACGAACTGGCCAAAAAACGCGGCGAAGACCCGCTGCCTCCGCGCCGGGATTTGAAACTGGAAGCAATCGCCGGAATCCTGAAAGG from the Acidobacteriota bacterium genome contains:
- a CDS encoding amidohydrolase family protein, whose protein sequence is MKKRISVFALACGVALMASAIFIARTGSAQSQGDAYAIRGGTVVTVTGATIPKGTVVIRNGLIQAVGADVPVPADARIVDATGMMVYPGLIDAHTAYGLRQETPTGGQGQGRGGGGGNIAAFLAQASAQPSNTGLLPEVTVTDQLQVAETTFDTQRAAGITTALTAPRTGVFQGQSAIINLGTDTAEKLILKAPASLNVGLNSGRGFGGGSYPGSAMGVIAFLRQSFLDAQHYREEWSRYNKNPRGAQRPEINKSLAALQPVINGQVPIIITASSVREMERAVSLAEEFGVKYMLSGATQSYQNADYLKSKNATVLLSLSYPQKPAGLEDPESEPLRALRERADAPKAAAALHKAGVRFAFTSGTLARPSDFIANAARAIEAGLPKDEALKAMTIYPAEIFGLSEQLGSIEKGKIANVIVTSGDIFARDTKVKHVFIDGNYYEPKAEAPQRPGGTFAGGPGGRGGGRGPGGGAPPSASSSEASAGAGLAAGSWTLTINSPRGEMKLTANLQQNGETITGELNMQFGAAPITKGTIKGNEIELEYALTTPNGQTMNGTLKGKIEGNSISGQMGMMGRSSDFTGSKTPKE
- a CDS encoding amidohydrolase, giving the protein MKRTILFFLLTLAFGAVALAQSSEEILIKNATVMTASHGTIEGGSILIRNGKIAAVGKASEVKAGANAKVIDATGMYVTPGFVDSHSHTALDGTNEGTLSVTAMVKMGDVVNNTDINIYRQLAGGMTVIHQLHGSANAIGGQNSIIKLKWGKSVDEMRVADAPRTIKFALGENPKQSNRPNIPGATRRFPATRMGVEETIREAFTEGQEYLAKWDAYELAKKRGEDPLPPRRDLKLEAIAGILKGKIDIHSHCYRADEIVMLMRLCEEFGVRVRTLQHVLEGYKVAPEIAKHGASASILPDWWGYKMEAYDAIPWNASIMLHHGITVAIHSDSNDAARRFYMEAAKIMKYGDLTEEQALQLITLNPAKEIRLDHRIGSIDVGKDADLVIFNGHPFSIYSRPEVTMIEGVTYFDRKQDLEMREKLAAEKKALIEKERRTPGVAQPTTQQQPVIPTWAEEEDDPHGASVRKINQ